A single genomic interval of Dyella sp. GSA-30 harbors:
- a CDS encoding phytanoyl-CoA dioxygenase family protein, with the protein MATSLGIEELHTYWACQCAPGSAARLPQDVEKALLAGLRLNVLETLRYLHHERPSYAQFEAWVWERNDGELTEASLDRLRRALAGERVGAEVGHLDHVEGLSADDLAHWHEHGYVILRNAISPEAAKNAEMAIYDFLGMDRDDPESWYRPSLGHSIWVPLLRHPALVANRRSPRIHKAHAQLWGREDLWVTIDQGGLNPPERNDWPFPGPHLHWDATLAEPHHLELQGILYLVDVTEDQGAFSCVPGFHRTLKQWLKSVPAGVNAQDHARRTLTMTPIAAKRGDMIIWHHLLPHGSSPNRAQRPRVAQYMSLRPTRFAYTEEWKS; encoded by the coding sequence GTGGCGACGAGTCTTGGTATCGAGGAGTTGCATACCTACTGGGCTTGCCAATGCGCACCAGGATCCGCTGCGCGGCTACCGCAGGATGTCGAGAAGGCATTGCTGGCGGGCTTGCGTCTTAACGTGCTGGAAACCCTGCGCTATTTGCATCACGAGCGGCCAAGTTATGCGCAGTTCGAAGCCTGGGTATGGGAGCGCAATGACGGCGAACTGACGGAAGCCTCGCTGGACCGCTTGCGGCGTGCACTGGCAGGCGAGAGGGTCGGCGCCGAAGTCGGCCATCTCGATCATGTAGAAGGCCTGAGCGCGGACGATCTCGCACACTGGCACGAGCATGGCTACGTCATCCTGCGCAACGCGATCAGCCCGGAAGCGGCGAAAAATGCAGAGATGGCCATCTACGATTTCCTGGGGATGGACCGCGACGATCCGGAGTCCTGGTATCGCCCATCGCTGGGCCATTCCATTTGGGTGCCGCTGTTGCGACACCCGGCCCTGGTCGCCAATCGTCGCTCGCCACGTATTCATAAGGCCCACGCCCAATTGTGGGGGCGCGAAGATCTTTGGGTAACCATCGACCAGGGTGGACTGAATCCGCCGGAGCGCAATGACTGGCCGTTCCCCGGACCGCATTTGCACTGGGACGCCACGCTGGCCGAGCCGCATCACCTTGAATTGCAGGGCATCCTGTATCTCGTCGACGTCACAGAAGACCAGGGCGCCTTCAGCTGCGTGCCAGGCTTTCATCGCACGCTGAAGCAGTGGCTGAAAAGCGTGCCCGCAGGCGTGAATGCGCAGGATCATGCGCGACGCACCTTGACGATGACGCCGATTGCCGCAAAGCGCGGCGACATGATCATCTGGCATCACCTGCTGCCGCATGGCAGCAGTCCAAACCGAGCCCAACGACCGCGCGTCGCCCAATATATGTCGCTGCGGCCCACGCGCTTTGCCTATACCGAGGAATGGAAGTCTTGA
- a CDS encoding MASE1 domain-containing protein, with the protein MQGARWGEAFKQIITALGYAAGYWILQKISFPYWVLFAGFRLATLIFIPQRYWGALALGELAPLGYLAVSCAPQYGMAWAALTVFPTPIVLAMPLVHACKRWLRMFPVRGGARMGVLLLCMLAVASLWTLMNTGRLAVTRVPADYHVDYSAALARWFIGNFLGVLTVVPLAVWVREAWRSTTVGERWQRVMDSRLLMEGAFLLVPALGLLVWIATHATAGSSEDAARMAMFLPVVVLALRHGWQGAAVGGTLASVAVVLTMEGMDDAGAIQAETFIAFAISSMLLLGSRISVLNQRDAMERVQVQDALVLARRNIAIGEARLRVAAEFLEQIREMIHVGYEHMLTQLRHTPSVDSRLYARQAALAQEQLFRLSDGLYPTGWRDKDLVLALRQGPLARALDEAGVSYWCEARGDFSKVSSALHLAIYRLVGECLALTCQNLPPTHVRVRLRAGQRGGQPWVGLRLRASTEVDRVAAVRLDDVRLRLGSAGLNWGAAEDRARSYQGRLRQTHVPGGQVIAAVLLDPETQVRATRDPTSWIAGGEVTVPGRP; encoded by the coding sequence ATGCAAGGAGCAAGGTGGGGCGAAGCATTCAAGCAGATCATAACCGCGCTCGGTTATGCAGCCGGCTATTGGATACTTCAAAAAATTTCGTTTCCCTATTGGGTCCTCTTTGCGGGTTTCAGACTCGCAACGTTGATTTTCATTCCTCAACGTTACTGGGGCGCCTTGGCGCTTGGTGAATTGGCTCCATTGGGTTATCTGGCGGTGTCGTGCGCTCCCCAATACGGCATGGCATGGGCGGCATTGACCGTGTTCCCGACGCCGATTGTTCTTGCGATGCCGTTGGTGCATGCCTGCAAGCGCTGGCTGCGCATGTTTCCCGTCCGCGGCGGGGCTCGCATGGGTGTCCTGCTGTTATGCATGTTGGCGGTAGCCTCGCTGTGGACCCTCATGAATACCGGGCGTCTGGCGGTCACGCGCGTACCGGCTGATTATCACGTCGATTACAGCGCCGCGCTGGCACGCTGGTTCATTGGTAATTTTCTCGGGGTACTGACGGTAGTGCCGTTGGCGGTGTGGGTGCGCGAGGCCTGGCGCTCGACTACCGTGGGAGAGCGGTGGCAGCGCGTGATGGATAGCCGCCTGCTCATGGAAGGCGCCTTTCTGTTGGTGCCGGCGCTGGGCTTGCTGGTGTGGATCGCCACGCACGCGACCGCCGGCAGCAGCGAGGACGCCGCCCGGATGGCAATGTTCCTGCCAGTGGTGGTTCTCGCGCTTCGGCATGGCTGGCAGGGCGCGGCGGTGGGTGGCACCCTGGCAAGCGTGGCGGTGGTGCTGACTATGGAAGGCATGGACGATGCGGGGGCCATCCAGGCAGAGACCTTCATCGCCTTCGCGATCAGTAGCATGTTGTTGCTGGGATCTCGCATCAGTGTGCTCAATCAACGCGATGCCATGGAGCGCGTACAAGTGCAGGATGCATTGGTGCTGGCACGCCGGAACATTGCGATCGGTGAGGCCCGGTTACGTGTCGCGGCCGAGTTCCTCGAGCAGATCCGCGAAATGATCCACGTGGGTTATGAGCACATGCTCACCCAGCTCCGGCATACGCCGTCGGTCGACAGTCGGCTCTATGCCAGGCAGGCAGCACTCGCCCAGGAGCAATTGTTCCGTTTGTCCGATGGGCTGTACCCCACCGGTTGGCGGGACAAGGATCTGGTGTTGGCCTTGCGCCAGGGCCCACTCGCGCGAGCGCTCGATGAAGCCGGCGTGAGCTATTGGTGCGAAGCCCGCGGCGACTTTTCCAAGGTCTCGTCAGCGCTTCACTTGGCGATTTACCGCCTCGTCGGCGAGTGCTTGGCGTTGACGTGTCAGAACTTGCCGCCCACGCATGTTCGGGTACGGTTACGCGCCGGCCAGCGGGGCGGCCAGCCCTGGGTCGGGTTGCGTTTGCGCGCGTCGACGGAAGTCGATCGTGTCGCGGCGGTTCGCCTGGATGACGTGCGGCTACGCCTCGGTAGCGCGGGGTTGAACTGGGGAGCTGCCGAAGATCGTGCGCGTTCCTATCAAGGGCGGTTGCGTCAGACTCACGTGCCTGGCGGCCAGGTGATCGCGGCGGTGCTGCTCGACCCGGAGACTCAGGTGCGAGCCACCCGCGATCCGACGTCGTGGATCGCGGGTGGAGAGGTCACTGTGCCGGGGCGGCCATGA
- the rnd gene encoding ribonuclease D: MQSLPPVPPADWIDNRDALDQWLQAVPHNAALGLDTEFMRRNTFYPQLALLQLGFAERYALVDPLAFSIGDALRPLLGDGDAVTVMHSASEDLEALSSMLPGGPRQLFDTQIAAAFVGMGLGISYRALVAELVGVELDKGETRSDWLQRPLTESQRSYATLDVVYLKPVHEQLSERLKQRGREAWHAEDCERLKQRACFREGDPQPQRSFRGAAEWTPVQRARLRRILLWRDQTARSQDRPRPWLLEDALAMNLAQQPPSSAADLEQRSRGQRALRSPQRAELLQLLVPAISEEEIADTAAIPMMPQGAAKQALGVMKQKVDALAIELDLPPGLLCPRKALEEYVVTAEWPDFLEGWRRDVLHAPLSALLPA; this comes from the coding sequence ATGCAATCCCTTCCCCCGGTGCCACCCGCCGACTGGATCGACAATCGCGACGCACTCGATCAATGGCTGCAGGCGGTACCGCACAACGCAGCGCTTGGCCTCGACACCGAGTTCATGCGGCGCAATACGTTCTATCCGCAATTGGCGTTGTTGCAGCTGGGCTTTGCCGAACGCTATGCGCTGGTCGACCCGTTGGCGTTCTCCATCGGCGATGCCTTGCGCCCGCTGCTGGGTGATGGCGACGCCGTCACCGTCATGCACAGCGCGAGCGAAGATCTCGAAGCGCTCTCGTCCATGTTGCCCGGCGGCCCCCGCCAATTGTTCGATACTCAGATCGCCGCCGCCTTTGTCGGCATGGGCTTGGGTATCAGCTATCGCGCACTGGTTGCCGAACTGGTTGGAGTCGAGCTGGACAAGGGCGAGACCCGTTCCGATTGGCTGCAGCGTCCGCTGACCGAATCGCAGCGCAGCTATGCCACGCTCGATGTGGTGTATCTCAAGCCGGTGCACGAGCAATTGTCCGAACGCCTGAAGCAACGCGGCCGCGAGGCCTGGCATGCCGAAGACTGCGAACGCCTGAAGCAACGCGCCTGCTTCCGCGAGGGTGACCCGCAACCGCAGCGCTCCTTCCGTGGTGCCGCCGAATGGACGCCCGTGCAGCGTGCACGGCTGCGTCGCATCCTGCTGTGGCGCGATCAGACCGCACGCTCCCAGGATCGCCCTCGCCCCTGGCTGCTCGAAGACGCGCTGGCGATGAACCTCGCCCAGCAGCCGCCGAGCAGCGCCGCCGATCTCGAACAACGCAGTCGCGGTCAGCGAGCACTGCGCTCGCCGCAGCGTGCCGAGCTGCTGCAACTGCTGGTACCGGCGATCAGCGAAGAAGAAATCGCCGACACCGCCGCCATTCCCATGATGCCGCAGGGTGCCGCCAAGCAGGCGCTCGGCGTGATGAAGCAGAAGGTCGATGCGTTGGCGATAGAACTCGACCTGCCCCCCGGCCTGCTCTGCCCGCGCAAAGCGCTGGAAGAATACGTCGTTACCGCCGAGTGGCCGGACTTCCTCGAAGGCTGGCGCCGGGACGTGCTGCACGCGCCGCTGAGTGCCCTGCTCCCCGCCTAG
- a CDS encoding formylglycine-generating enzyme family protein: MPSKETVLRQRAFGGALGVVLLGMALVYHFFPRVFHVDPAQVAPRRSMSVGPMTSSFGAPRAALPEASEVDAGPPLTLAPTDVIVARMTARNTQLPEQKSADTPQVQALLVDAGKALRAGQLVGDKNSAAALYQEALKLKPDSRRAAQGLFEVKARLVAAIGQDVAMGDADSANDLLTALKTLPDAEEDVASLSQEIKTLNEVRPLLAKAASLLQEGKADQPKGNNALEIYRQVQQLDADNAVAQQGLLQVQRAVLDRALAAVAQNDFNGAEQALTQAADVQPDSPQLRDVQGRVDGMRKQRGSTLMIQARSALDAGNLSLAEQLAGQAQAIGADADALKDFNERLTNARLYASFKPGQTFTDRFADIPGQAPSMVVVPTGNFAMGAADNDDGRNDSETPQHEVVLDKGFAMGRTDVTVGQFREFVKASGYQPDSQRLGGASVYDERSGSMRDDTGASWQSDYAGHNADDKLPVVNVSWNDARAYAEWLSQRTGKKYRLPSESEFEYALRGGTTTKYWWGDSIPKSRVENLTGGNDRSSNGRRWSNAFAGYRDGFWGPAPVMSFAANPFGLYDINGNVSEWVQDCWHDNYIRAPRDGNAWLNPGCSTRVIRGGSWGSSPDQVRSAYRQGADASVRSGRVGFRVVREL, from the coding sequence ATGCCGAGCAAGGAAACCGTACTTCGTCAACGCGCCTTCGGTGGTGCGCTCGGCGTCGTTCTGCTCGGGATGGCGCTGGTCTATCACTTTTTTCCGCGTGTCTTTCACGTCGATCCGGCCCAGGTGGCTCCGCGGCGTTCGATGAGCGTAGGGCCGATGACGTCGTCGTTTGGCGCGCCTCGCGCTGCGCTGCCCGAAGCGTCCGAAGTCGATGCCGGCCCGCCGCTGACCCTGGCGCCGACCGATGTGATCGTCGCCCGCATGACCGCGAGGAACACCCAGCTGCCGGAACAGAAATCGGCCGATACGCCGCAAGTGCAGGCCTTGCTGGTCGATGCCGGCAAGGCCTTGCGCGCCGGGCAACTGGTGGGCGACAAGAACAGCGCCGCGGCGCTTTACCAGGAGGCCCTCAAGCTCAAGCCCGATAGCCGCCGCGCGGCGCAGGGCCTGTTCGAAGTGAAGGCGCGGTTGGTGGCTGCCATCGGCCAGGACGTGGCCATGGGCGATGCGGATTCGGCCAACGACCTGCTGACCGCATTGAAAACCTTGCCCGACGCCGAGGAAGACGTCGCCTCGCTCAGCCAGGAGATCAAGACGCTGAACGAGGTCCGTCCCTTGCTGGCCAAGGCTGCCAGCCTGTTGCAGGAGGGCAAGGCCGACCAGCCCAAGGGCAACAACGCCCTGGAGATTTACCGGCAGGTACAACAGCTCGATGCGGATAACGCCGTAGCGCAGCAGGGTCTGCTGCAGGTGCAGCGTGCCGTGCTGGACCGCGCGCTGGCGGCCGTGGCGCAGAACGATTTCAACGGCGCCGAGCAGGCCCTGACCCAGGCGGCCGATGTACAGCCCGATTCGCCGCAGCTGCGGGACGTGCAGGGGCGGGTGGACGGCATGCGCAAGCAGCGTGGCAGTACCTTGATGATCCAGGCGCGCTCTGCCCTCGATGCCGGCAACCTGAGCCTGGCCGAGCAATTGGCCGGCCAGGCGCAGGCCATCGGTGCCGATGCCGACGCGCTCAAGGACTTCAACGAGCGCCTGACCAACGCACGCCTTTACGCCAGCTTCAAGCCCGGCCAGACCTTTACCGATCGTTTTGCCGATATTCCCGGCCAGGCGCCGTCGATGGTGGTCGTGCCGACCGGCAATTTCGCCATGGGCGCTGCAGACAACGACGATGGCCGCAACGACAGCGAGACGCCCCAGCATGAGGTCGTGCTCGACAAGGGTTTTGCGATGGGCCGTACCGACGTCACGGTGGGCCAGTTTCGCGAATTCGTGAAGGCAAGCGGGTATCAGCCCGATTCGCAGCGTCTGGGTGGCGCCAGCGTCTATGACGAACGCAGCGGCTCGATGCGCGACGATACCGGCGCGAGCTGGCAATCGGACTACGCGGGGCACAATGCCGACGACAAGCTGCCCGTCGTGAACGTGTCCTGGAACGATGCCAGGGCTTACGCCGAATGGCTCAGCCAGCGCACCGGGAAAAAGTATCGCCTGCCCAGCGAGTCGGAGTTCGAGTACGCGCTGCGCGGTGGTACAACGACGAAATACTGGTGGGGCGACAGCATCCCCAAGAGCAGGGTCGAGAACCTTACCGGCGGCAACGACCGCTCCTCCAATGGTCGCCGCTGGAGCAACGCGTTCGCAGGTTACCGCGACGGTTTCTGGGGGCCGGCGCCGGTGATGAGCTTTGCGGCCAACCCGTTCGGTCTTTACGACATCAACGGCAACGTATCGGAATGGGTGCAGGACTGCTGGCACGACAACTACATTCGTGCCCCGCGCGACGGCAATGCCTGGCTTAATCCGGGCTGCAGCACACGGGTCATCCGTGGCGGTTCCTGGGGCAGTTCGCCTGACCAGGTACGTTCGGCGTATCGGCAAGGGGCGGACGCCTCGGTGCGAAGCGGGCGCGTAGGATTTCGCGTCGTACGCGAGCTCTAA
- a CDS encoding antibiotic biosynthesis monooxygenase — MTRYALSVELKAKPGKEEDVAAFLASAQALVNAEPATVAWFAIRLDQHTFAIFDAFDEESGRDAHLNGAVAAALMANASELLSEAPNIRKAQVLADKLP, encoded by the coding sequence ATGACACGTTATGCACTCTCGGTCGAACTCAAAGCCAAGCCCGGCAAGGAAGAAGACGTTGCCGCCTTTCTCGCCAGCGCACAGGCGTTGGTGAATGCCGAACCCGCTACGGTGGCCTGGTTCGCGATACGCCTGGATCAGCACACGTTTGCGATCTTCGATGCGTTCGACGAGGAAAGCGGGCGCGATGCACATTTGAATGGTGCCGTGGCGGCGGCCTTGATGGCCAACGCCAGCGAATTGCTTTCCGAAGCCCCGAATATCCGCAAGGCACAGGTGCTGGCCGACAAGCTGCCTTGA
- a CDS encoding glutathione S-transferase family protein, which translates to MIRFYYHPTPNPAKVALLLEELGLPYEVIPVDTSKGEQHAPAFRAINPNGKLPAIVDTDGVDGEVRVFDSNAILLYLGEKAGQLIGTPGDRGELLSWLFFIASGLGPFSGQAVHFQHSAPDKPAYAVNRYRREAERHYQVLDDHLRERRYIVGDAYSIVDIAGWGWIDRAPRVLPGDGGGLAAFPHIQRWFEEIDARPAAARARGVARDHLFKKDMDDEARRALFPSNYPPALSKESTP; encoded by the coding sequence GTGATCCGCTTTTATTACCACCCGACGCCCAACCCCGCCAAAGTCGCCCTGCTGCTCGAAGAGCTTGGCCTCCCCTATGAAGTCATACCGGTCGATACCAGCAAGGGCGAGCAGCACGCTCCCGCGTTTCGCGCCATCAACCCCAACGGCAAGCTGCCGGCCATCGTCGATACCGATGGCGTCGACGGCGAGGTACGGGTCTTCGATTCGAATGCGATCCTGCTTTATCTCGGCGAAAAAGCTGGACAGTTAATAGGTACGCCCGGCGATCGTGGCGAGTTGCTGTCGTGGCTGTTTTTCATCGCTAGTGGTCTGGGCCCGTTTTCCGGTCAGGCCGTGCACTTCCAGCACAGTGCACCGGACAAACCTGCCTACGCGGTCAATCGTTACCGCCGCGAAGCGGAACGCCACTATCAGGTGCTCGACGATCACTTGCGCGAGCGGCGTTATATCGTCGGCGACGCCTATTCGATCGTGGATATCGCAGGCTGGGGCTGGATCGACCGGGCACCACGCGTGTTGCCCGGTGACGGCGGTGGCCTGGCCGCATTCCCGCATATCCAACGCTGGTTCGAAGAAATCGATGCCCGTCCCGCGGCCGCGCGGGCACGTGGCGTCGCTCGGGATCATCTCTTCAAGAAAGATATGGACGACGAAGCGCGGCGCGCGCTTTTTCCGTCCAACTACCCACCCGCCCTCTCTAAGGAATCGACGCCATGA
- a CDS encoding cytochrome c biogenesis CcdA family protein, whose translation MDFTAGTYALGFLAGAASLLSPCVLPILPILIASALSRSRLGVVALAGGLALSFSVVGIFIATIGVSIGLDSETFRRVAAALMVAFGLVMVIPRLQEWFARITSGVGSGGQKALGNIKGEGPWSQFLIGLLLGLVWSPCVGPTLGAASTLAAQGRDLGHVALLMALFGLGAGMPLLVLGTLSNATMLRVRGSLANWGKGVKIAMGAFFILFGVLILTGLDRHLEAFLVSISPEWLTRFTTSL comes from the coding sequence CTGGGTTTTCTGGCCGGCGCCGCATCGCTGCTGTCGCCCTGCGTATTGCCGATCCTGCCCATCCTGATCGCCTCCGCCCTGTCGCGAAGCCGGCTCGGCGTGGTGGCGCTCGCGGGCGGGCTTGCGTTGTCGTTCTCCGTCGTCGGCATCTTTATCGCGACGATCGGCGTGTCGATCGGCCTGGATTCGGAAACCTTCCGTCGCGTGGCTGCCGCCCTGATGGTGGCCTTTGGTCTGGTGATGGTGATCCCGCGTCTGCAGGAGTGGTTTGCGCGCATCACTTCGGGCGTGGGTTCGGGCGGCCAGAAGGCGCTGGGCAATATCAAGGGCGAAGGCCCGTGGAGCCAGTTCCTGATCGGCTTGTTGCTCGGCCTGGTGTGGAGCCCCTGCGTCGGCCCGACCCTGGGAGCTGCAAGCACGCTGGCAGCACAGGGACGCGACCTCGGCCACGTCGCCTTGCTGATGGCATTGTTCGGCCTCGGCGCAGGCATGCCGCTACTGGTCCTGGGTACGCTTTCCAACGCCACCATGTTGCGCGTACGCGGCTCGCTGGCGAATTGGGGCAAAGGTGTGAAGATCGCCATGGGCGCCTTCTTCATCCTGTTTGGCGTATTGATACTGACCGGCCTGGATCGACATCTCGAAGCGTTTCTGGTGTCGATCAGCCCGGAATGGCTGACACGCTTTACGACGTCGCTCTGA